The nucleotide window CATAGGCCTGACAGTCCAATATCTTAGACAAGTCAACTTGACAATGAACAGAACGGATGATACAAGCAAGCGAATTAATACTATGAATCTCCTTCTCGAGTTCCTCCAGATAATCTTTAGAACCCTCTGGAGAAACCAAATCAACCTTGTTAAGTATTACAACATCCTACAACAAACAGCCAAACTCATAAGATATGAAGTACAAGAGCTCAACAGTACAGCATGGTTAATAAGcgaaatcaaatttcacaagcaAAATGGACAGGAGTCACAGGACATATACACACCAATGCAGATAAAATGATAAAGGTAAAACTACTTTATTTTTCATTATAAGTAAGTCATGAGTAAAATAACGTGACAATACCGCAAATGCAATCTGCAGATATGCTTCAGGAAATGAGGATGAACCTTTATTCTCGCTCAGCTGAAAAAGGAGGTTCTTGGCATCCACAACCTGTAAATACATTGGGGTAACTTAGtaacaaattaaagaaaaaaatcgaACCACTCTAAAGAAAAGACAGAAATACTAGCTCAGTTCTTATGCAATACATGAAACAGTAGAAACCAACAGTACATAACTAACGTATCATGGGTATTGGGTACTAACACTTGATGCTGCCAAGTAAGCATTTAGCAAGACAGGTTCTTAAATTCAAATGGTACTGTGAATATATAGCTCCAAACTAATAACCAATGGTTAGAACTTCAATTTCATGATGCGTCCCAAAAGGCCATAACAAACTTGAATAGCAACATACTATCAAACACCAAGCATCAATTAGATAAACAAGTAGCACATTGAATtccaacatcaattcaaaatctcAGTACTCACAGTGATAATCGAATCGAGCTTGACAGTCGATTCCAACTGATCATCCAACCACAGAACCGAAGCAAGTGGAGCAGGGTTAGCCAACCCAGTAGTCTCCAACAATATATGATCAAGTCTACAACCAAACAATCaacatatcatcatcatcaccataaTAAACACtttcaaacaaaaacccaaaaacccattATAAACCTCAAACCTTTCTTTTCTCTGCACAAGTTGCTCTAGTGCTTGCACCAAACTGTGCTTCACAGTGCAACATATACACCCATTTGCCAACTCAACCCACTCTTCCACAAGAGCACCACCATCTCCTTCGTTTATCATTGCCCTCTCAACCCCAATTTCCTCACCAAACTCGTTTAATATCACAGCAATTTTCTTCCCATGTTGGGTGTTTAATATATGATTAACCAGCTGAataccaaaagtccaaaaccaataAAGCAAAGCATAATCAAAGCTCTTATCTTTCTCTAAAAAGaagataaatttgaataaaagaTTTGAGCTTTACAAAGAAACTGAGCTTACAGTGGATTTGCCTGAACCCAGATAACCAGTGATGACGGTGACGCCGACGGGAGCGTCGACTTCATCGGGTCCACTTGAAAAGGGTTGGTCGATTTCAACGGCGAGAGGTGGAGCTTCTTCTTCGTCCTCCATTTTTGTGAGAGCTGCAAACAATTTACGACCGGGGGTTTAAAGGTTTTAGTTTTACCTTAATAGATAGAGAGAACGGCTCCCTTAAAAAAAgcgaaattttaaatacacacttcTAATTAAGTAatactagccttcctgcacgcgCCTTGCGCGTGCGGAAGATCTGCCCTCGCGCGTGCGAAGGGTCTTTTCTATTGTTTACATGTATTTAATTTTGTTACAATTTATACATTGATACTTGACTTCGTtaattttgattaaaaaaaaaatctgcttGATATCTGCATACAATTTTCTTATTTACTGTATTACTTGTTCTACTTAATATGtgcttattttagtttttttctttaatagctTGTGCAGAAGGGCCACGCTCATTCATTCATAAATCTTTCTTATCTACCATATTACTCGTTTCAAATTAATACATGCTTATTTTAGTTTCTTTCCTCAATAGATAATAAACAGCCTTTGTTATTATAGataggggggtgaaatttgcacccccaaatttacaaaccacaccccattttatttttttaataatatttcttaTCATCTCTTTTGCCACTACCTAAAACACCCtcccccctctctctccccccttctCTTCCAGACCACCACcaaggtcctctctctctctctctcttcttccggATCTTCATGAGCTCGGAGTCGGACGCGGAAATAGGCGACCGGCAGAACGGGCAGGTCTGCTGGGAGTGGAGCCACGTGTCGATGCACGATACGTGGAAGGCGTGACAGCAGAGAGGGAGTAGCCGGAGTTGGTCGTCGTGCTCGAACTTGGAGAGGCAGACAGCACAGTCGGCGGCGACGACCGCAGTGGAGGAGGCTCGGCGGTGCTTGATGGAGAAGACCGGGAGCGAGGCGACCGGATTGGCGGTGGCAGCGGATTCGGCCGGAGATACTCGGGCGTGGGCGTCGTCGCCGGAAGAGGGAGTGACATGGCGGAGGAAGCGGTTGTTGGATTTGGCAGAGGGAGAATGAGGCGACGATGGTGACGACGACGATGATGATGAGAATGCTCGGACTTAAGGTTTTCACGGTCAATGAGCGGTTGTTGTGAGGTGGTGGAGGTTGATAATGGCGGTGGCGGCGGAGTTCTTGGTGAAGATCTGGAAGATCGGCTTCAGAATGCCAGCGTTCCTGTTGACGTTTCTCTTGGGCTTGACCGCATCGGCGTCTGCTTTGGGCTTCGCCTTCGCCTTCGATTTGGGTGCGGCGGCGGCGACCTTGACGGCGGTTCCAGCAGTGGATGTGGAGGACTTGGCCGGCAGTGGGAAGAAGAACAGGGACCTTGGTGGTAGtctggaagagagagagggggagggtGTTTTAGGAAGCGGCAAAAGAGATGAtaagaaatattattaaaaaaataaaatggggtgtggtttgtaaatttaggggtgcaaatttcacccccctatAGATATTGTGTTTGTCAACCGCAAGTGTATAGAAGCTTATCTTGTCAAATATTATAATATTTTGCAAAATATTTACATAGAAACATCAACTTGTCTATgacgtacattttttttttcatttacctATTTTGTTTATAGACCACTTATAAGATAGTACAATATGAAATGCCACACCTCCAATGTCTCTGTCCAACTCAAAAGTACAACCATAATCCATGTATCTTAAATACAAACTAATGCTCAATCTCTACTAAAAAGGATATCAGCAAGAGAGATCGCCAGTTGCCTTGTATCTACTGCAGTTCAACCTTGATGGTTGTTACTCTCCTCTACTCGATCAGTTACAAACAATTCAACATTACTGGGCAAGAGCTTGCACATTCCAGATCCTCTTGTTGCTGCATTACAATTTAAGCAGAAGTATTCTCACTAatgaaaatgcaaaaaaaaaaaaggaagaagaagaagtaaatgATAGCAAATCCCAACTACACTTAATCaaacaaccaaaaataatgCAATATACTTATTGCTAATATCCTAAGGTTCGAACTGTTTTATCGCACCATCTATCAAGTTTGTCTCTAAAGTATGAACCATACATTctgattgaaagtttgaaacaacAAATTCAAACACAAAAAGGAACACGCACCCAACAAAATTCCTTTCCAACACATCCCCCACATTTAAACCGAGAAACATCCTTGTGCGGTAATATTTGAATGCTTGAATCAATAAGATGAACTAAGACTAAAAAGACCTGTATGGTGAAGATCCTATCTTCGAACTGCACTTCTTTCGTCAAGAAATCGGCTCCAGTAGTCACCTCTTATTGATTGCTGAACTTTTTATTAACATATCTATACGAATTATggtcaagaaaaagaaaaattgttctATCTAAACAACATAACACAATACCTTTGAAATTAAACAGCTAATCACTAAAACAAACCGATTCATCAAAGAAGTCTTCTCAACCCTGTGAAACACACTATTTGCACACAAACAAACTAATAGACAAATAAAAGCCTAATGACTACCATGTAAAACGCAGAGTCATTCGGAAGAGCAAAGATTCACCATCTACCAGGAAAGATAGAAATATCAATCTCGCAAGCAATTAGCTAATAGAACATCTGTTTCCCCTTCAATGAAGACCAAAGAAAGTAACAAAAACGAACATCTCTTCTGATCTTGAAACTGACCAAATAATAGAGACGTGCAACATAACTTTCACTTTGATCCTGTTAAAACGAAAAATACGGAAACAAATATTTAAGTTGTTAAAACATCAAGGTTTTTTCTGTAATTATCTTCCTTCTAAATGGattgaaaatcaaagagaaaatgaaaaaataatgaTGGATTGCAGgtcgaaagagaaaaagaaaaaattatgatCGAGAAGTAGGACTAAGAGTTGACATATTGAACAACTAACCCAAAAGAACTAATTGCAATTACCTGCACCaagaaagcaacaacatttaaaaagCACAAACTCGCAAGATTGAATATATGTTTTCTATTCATTGAAGCAAGGAATGAAATGTTTTCTCACCACTTAAACACTACAAACATAATTCTGTAAACtgttcatccaaaaaaaaaaaacataattctGTAAAACTTCtgcatttgttttattcatACCATCAGTTGCCTACTCTCtgcaagaagaaacagaaaatcaaAGTATGAATTTTGAACCGTTTCAAGCAAATTACTTAACCATTGACAAAGAATATTGATTAACCAAAAACTAAATCAGCAAGGCTCACACATAAGTGCAATCTATGCTAGAGCAGATCGAATTGCAATCAAGTGCAGAATTGCAATCTATATATCCAAAGAACAATTGGCAAGTTATACcggaatttgaaattttgaaccgAATAATGATGGTTGATATTGTTCTTTTCCTTTCTGTTTGATTTTCCGCTTTTCGTCTTTATGGACTGCGTTTCTCCTTTTATTTAATCTGTATCTGGCAATTGAATCCAGATACAATTGGCAGCGGATATAATGTATGAAAAGGCCTAACAACGGTCATCAATGAAAAGCATCTCCCATTCATACCTGATCAATAGAGAAACATAGTTTTGTTTGGTTCATTTGCttcttcccccccccccaaattgcATACCAATTGATTACTTGAAGAAATAAGAACATAGGAGACAGAAACAGTACCTGGAACCAACATTAGCAGACATCATTTTCTCACAATGTTCAgaaatctcccatttaattcaCCTACAACAATTGAAAGAAAACCAAGCGGtaaccaccaaaaaaaaaaagaagggtaaATCCCAATTGAGCGAACAGTTCATGAGCAGCAATTGGTTACTATGATCAACTGAAAACGTGAAACCAAGAATGAATGAAATGACCAAACCATACCTGTAACCAAAGTTTTCCGATTCCTTCAAGATATATAGAAACTACCCAAGTATGCAAAGTCCCTTGAAAATTCAAAGACATTCCCCAAAAAACAGTTCAATGTAAGAGTAAGAAATCAAAATCGAAAACCATAGAAACAAAGATAAAGTTAATAATACCTCCAAACTCTTTGAAGGCATTAAGCTTGATTTATTAAACCCAGATAGAATCGTTGGCGAGAGGTTTGTTCAGAAACGTGAATCTGCAACCGATTTTGATACTAATCTTTCCCTCACTCTGGGTTTGAGTTTGCTCTGCTTCTCTTCCCGTGTGAGTTTTCTCTTTTCAATCAAATGAATTGTAAACTGAGAGACGGGTGAATAGCGATGAGGCCATATCTACTCCGATCATCTCCCACGATGTCTCCAGTCTCCGATCGTGCTCCCTGACGGTTACCCTTTTATCTGGTGATGGCGTGCTCTCCAATCGTGCTAACCGCGGGCTaccgttttttatttttttccaatCACACGATttcatatttataatttttcatTGGTTTTTTTTGTATTTACGTGGCTATCCCTGTTTCATATTTTACACTCAAGTTGAACTGTTATCTATACCGGGGATAATTTTGGCAGTTCACTTtttggtgaagcctttgacaCCAAAACAGGCGCTTGGCTTTCTAATAGTAGAGATAAattcctattattttatattttaaattaaattttatagacatctatatattagaagaagaaaaaaatgatttttgtctatttaccccgTTTTTAGAGacttgatcatatatatattaagtttttttaattctctcttacccaaaacactctaaggagatcTTCTCTAAtatcccattaagattttttgtttttgttttttaattttgttttaataccattttaccctcacccttttattacttagagagagagagagagagagagaaaccataggagactttgccggagcccgtcaccggtcgcaggaatccggtcaccggtcgccgaatTCTGTCACCGTTCACCGAAAAGGTTTActaccccaatagacatctattgccccccaatagaggggtaatagacgtctattacccctcacagccatctattgccccccaatagatgtctatcagcCCTGTATTGCGCTCCAATAAACGTCTATCGGCCctgtattgccctccaatagatgtctattggggggcaatagacgtttattgtcctccaatagaactttcagttgctagaatatgaactaatctcctaaaatttagacaaataaaactttgtttaaagaaaaaaatgaagagattatattaattttaaaacgtctattgccctccaatatacgcatattgctccccaatagacattcaattttttttttccttcagccccattacttaaaaaaaaaaactgctttgGGCACCCAAGTCAAGAGCTCGACCAAGACCACCGGATCGAAGCACCTCTGGAGCTCGCCGCCGACTTCTCTCACTCTCCGAACCTCCAGTCCTCGTCGAAAGTTGCGAAGAGCTGCGCTGCAGGTGAAGCAAGGGATCGGGCGAGCGGCGCAGGATCTGGGGAACACGCCGGCGTGGAGCTGGTGACGTTGGAATGGTCTAGAAGAGCGAAGCAGCCTGAATTAGATTCGATTCGAGCTTATGGTTGCAGCGAAAAAGCCGACGTGGAGCTGGTGAGGTTGCCGGAATTTGTTCATGGTGGTTGAGATAGGAAGTTGAATCGGAGAAGATTGATGGAGGAAGTCAGCGAGCTCGTCGGTGAATGAACCTCGATCAACATCTGCTGGATTTGCTTGGAGATTCGGAGTTGAAACGGAGAAGATCGATGGAGGAAATCGGCGACATCGCTCCGGTCAGTCAGCGccggaagtagagagagagagtctttggggagagagagaatgagtggCAGTtcttgtaattcattaattgagTTAAGGGTATAATGGTCATTTGTTGTCAAATTGTGTatatgggaataaaaatctgttgttggggtaagtgagataatttttgttcattttgatgtttttggtcaagaacccaaaaaaaaaaattaaatcacaCCTATATTCTTTTTTACGTCTCTTCTTCTAAACCCTGGACGTTGTAATACATCTTTTTTCTCCACACTTCATCATATCAATTTTGATCATTGACATGGATTCTTAAGACCTCGCTCAACAATCTTCTCTTCAATTATGTCGTGTTTGGATGAAATAATTTTAAAttgttgagaaattttaaaacaaTGGAATCTACCGCTCCATCAATTAGAATTTCCATaaattgcaatttccattgtttgGTTATATTTATTCagaatttgaaatgtgtaataaattaagaagatTTAAAACAAGTTAAAATATTGAAAACGAAAATTACCTTGTTTTTGAAACTAATAAAGTAAGAAAAGTAAACTTTTGTAAGGAAATTCGAAATGATACAATGATACAtattttgatggaaattgaagtgaagaATTCGGACAATCAAttcattcatttctttccatagagaaattcataatttccaagTATAGAATGTCAAATGAGATAATTCATGTTAAGAAGTTATGAACTgcttattttcattttaaatatcatatttttttccttcatccAAACTCACTGTTGAGGTGTGTGTTCTTCATCTTGTTTATTATTCTCAtgtttaaagatttgaaaggaacaataataaatctttaaggATTTTCCAATAtttaacacaagtaatcaatatggccATTTACAAAATGTCAACCTAGACTGATCATactaaatagtagccttaatatagccaaataatataatatttcatgattttttagattaagggtattttaggtactttgggatgtgtatttagtaaaatattagaatggtaAATTAAATGAGTGGTGTATTGAGAATGGGGTATGTATTTAGTAATtgggggtgtgtatttaaaatttctcaaaaaataaCGGTGAAAAAAGTATAGAGTAAAATTCATATTTGATATTTGCtgggaaaattttgaaaaatgactTATTTTCAACCTCCGAGGGGAAACATTATATTTTTGTGAGTCGTTTaaatagaaaatatgatatatcATATAAGTTATAACATCTTAATATTTAATACAGTGAAACGTTATATTTGTTATGTATCGTTTCATTTAGATGTTATATCGTATTTTGTATTATATTAAGACAGTGGAGACAAGGAAGTGGGTTAGGCCATCTCCAGTAAGAGAGGGCTATATTGGAGTCAGGGCTATAATCTCATAAATATTATTCTTTATTCATAAACAAGTGAACCATCTCCAGTAAGggagggctaaattttagccctatcaagtattttatgattttacattatgtttttaaatttttatgattttattttattttaataatattttaatttagactaaaattaatTTATGAGGAAAAAGGTGTATATTTGGATGAAGTATTTATGTGGTATTCTGATAAGTTTTTTAAGTGTCACGTGCCACTTCGGAAACAAAGATATAGATTCCCGATTAGATATAGTGTCGACGTGGCAAGATTAATTATTCaccattggatttaattatttgcATGATTATGAGCCATTGGATTGAACTATTGCATCACAAAGAGCAAGATTGGGCTGATTTTCTATGGGTCCCACCAAGGGCTAAAGGGCCACCCATAGGGCTAAATGTAGCTCTCTCCACCCACCTCTCCACCTCTAGCCCTTTGAACCTTCCCTTGTTGGAGTCCATTTTTTAGCAAAGAGGGCTTAAGGTTAAGCCCTCCttattggagatggccttaTGTGCTGATGCTTTAGCCAAATGGGTAATTTTAAACTTCCTGTTTGGATTAGATAGTTGCTTAATGCTGATGTTGCAAATTTTCATATGATTATCTTTTTCAACTTTGATGATTGTAGACAATGCTTGGCCTAGAACCAAATCCAGAGTGGATGATGGAGATGATGTGAGATGCTCATCTACATTTTGGAAAAACCGAAAAACACATCAATACATTGTATTgcttcaaaattcaaatcttcTTCCTTAAACTTTCTCACCATCAAAGTTGTTAAAGATTCGAAAACTTGTGCTGATGAAGTGATGAGCAATCCTAATTAAAAAGGGAAAAGCTTTTAATAGGTGGAGAATATACTAGTTACATCATTAGAAAACAAGATGCAAAGTGAATTGAACAGAATTGAAGCCCATAACATTCTTGTTTTAAATTAGGATATCCATTCTGTATTTAtcataaaatcacatttcatTGACTCCATATAAGTACATGCTTTGAACTTAATGGAGCCAATTAATAATTTGAAGGACATGAGTAGGAGCCGTAGGTGTTGTCCTTCTGTCCTTCCTTAATCAACTTTGCTACGGTTATGGTTGCTTCTTGAACAATTCTCCAGCAGTTTCTAGCATTTCATATCGACGTACAACAGGCTTATAATTACACATAATCATTAACAAGAATACAAGATACATAGCACAAGCAACACATGGATCCAGTCATTTCAagcatttcaaaattttaattCAAAGTATCAATGTCATATTGATGATCAGCACCTACTCAATATAGAAAAACCCAGTATTGTCCTAAAATACACCACCAGAAGATGGCATCATAAAGGTAGCTCTTTAACAAACCGATCTCAAATCACGAAAAAGCAATAttccattttcattgttggtacATGCACTTGGCCTTTCTTTTTATCTCAAAACGGATGTCATACTAGGTACTGGGTATGTGATTCATGAATCATACAAGTGTGCGACTAGATTAAATAGAATGAGGTAAATtctaaaaggaaaaacaaaacaaaaaatgtaaCACTTTGTATTAGTGaatcacaaaacaaatcataatcTTAAAAAATTACGG belongs to Rosa chinensis cultivar Old Blush chromosome 4, RchiOBHm-V2, whole genome shotgun sequence and includes:
- the LOC112200277 gene encoding COBW domain-containing protein 1, coding for MEDEEEAPPLAVEIDQPFSSGPDEVDAPVGVTVITGYLGSGKSTLVNHILNTQHGKKIAVILNEFGEEIGVERAMINEGDGGALVEEWVELANGCICCTVKHSLVQALEQLVQRKERLDHILLETTGLANPAPLASVLWLDDQLESTVKLDSIITVVDAKNLLFQLSENKGSSSFPEAYLQIAFADVVILNKVDLVSPEGSKDYLEELEKEIHSINSLACIIRSVHCQVDLSKILDCQAYDATHAVHLESLLEESRTLSTRDLHDSGVRTLCISEQQKVDLEKVRLWLEEILWEKKYGMDVYRCKGVLSVHSSNQLHTLQAVREIYEVVPTRDWRKEENQMNKIVFIGHNLNENILTESFRACIVC